The following DNA comes from Croceicoccus sp. YJ47.
CGAGCTGCTGCCCTTGCCGCGGCCGATACGGCTCATGGGGCTGACGCTGTCGAAGCTCGAAGGGGTCGCGCCGAAGAAAAAGGGCGACGCGCTGGCGCAGCTCGACCTGCTTTGACGGCCTTCCTTAACCGGCCGCCTGTTCGATATAGCCGCGCGCCCATTGCGGCACGGATGGCGGAAGCGCACGCGGGTCGGCCCAGCGGATTTCGCGGATTTCGCGCCCGTCGGCCCGCGCCTCTCCCTGTGCCCGGATGGCGAGGATGGTGACGTTGTTGGTCGCGCCGTGGAGGTTGAAACAATCGGTGCCGATCTCTCGCACATCCCCGGCGCGAAGGCCGGTTTCTTCGGCCAGTTCGCGAACGCCGGCCTCCATCGGTTCCTCGCCGCGCCGGCATCCTCCCGTCGGAAGATGCCATTCGTCGCGCATGCGATAGGAATGACGCACGAGCAGCACGCGCCCGCCATCGTCGAACGCCGCGATGGCGACGCCGCGCAGGGTCGGCTTGCGCAGCCGCCACCAGCGCCGCCGGACCTGTTCCGCCACGCGCAGCACCGCCCGGTGCACGCCCGCCGGCAACAGGCCGATCAGCGGCACATCAGGCAAAGCACGTCACCGAGGCGCGCGCATTCTGCAACAATCGCGCAATGGGAAGGTCGTTCTCGCCCTTGGCCGCAGCCTCAAAAACGCGGCGCTTCTCCTCGCCCCGAATGACGAAGACGAGATGTTCGGCGGTCAGCAGTTTCGGCAGCGTCAGCGTGACCCGGTCGAACGGCGCCTCGGGCGGCAGCGGATCCGGGGTGAGCCGGCGGACGGTCTCGGAATCGTCGATGCGCGGGTCGGTATTGGGAAAGAGTGAGGCGATATGCCCGTCGCCGCCCATGCCGAGCCATGCGAGCGCGAAATGCGGCGGCGCGCTATCCTCGGCCAGCGGCACGACTTTCGCGTCGGTGCCCGACAGCGTCTCGCGAAGGCGGCCGAAATTGCTCGCCTCGTGGTCGGGCTCCACCATTCGGTCGTCGCCGGGCCAGAACGCTAGCCGCGCCCAGTCCAGATCCTTCTTCGCCATGGCGGCGAGGATGGGAAACGGGGTCGACCCGCCCGGCACGGTGACCGCCACCTCTCCCTCACGCTGCGCCAGGTCGGCGGAAAGCGTTTCCACCATCCAGTCCGCGATTTGGCCATCGCTCCAGTCGTGATGATAGGTGATTTCGGTCAGCATGCTTGGTCCTTCCTTCGTTGCCCACGCGAAATGGTCATCGCAGGGCCGCTTCGCAAGCCGGGTGGCGGGCTTGTTTCCGCGCCGCGGACCGGGCAGTCAGGGCCGATGCACGGTCCCAACATCCTCGTGACCGCCGCGATGGTGGCGGTCTTTGCTCTCGTTCACCTGTTCATCGGGCGGTTGAAATTCCTGTCCGCCGCACCGCGCAGCCGCTGGCTTTCCTTTTCGGGCGGGATCGCG
Coding sequences within:
- a CDS encoding NUDIX domain-containing protein, yielding MPLIGLLPAGVHRAVLRVAEQVRRRWWRLRKPTLRGVAIAAFDDGGRVLLVRHSYRMRDEWHLPTGGCRRGEEPMEAGVRELAEETGLRAGDVREIGTDCFNLHGATNNVTILAIRAQGEARADGREIREIRWADPRALPPSVPQWARGYIEQAAG
- a CDS encoding 6-phosphogluconolactonase translates to MLTEITYHHDWSDGQIADWMVETLSADLAQREGEVAVTVPGGSTPFPILAAMAKKDLDWARLAFWPGDDRMVEPDHEASNFGRLRETLSGTDAKVVPLAEDSAPPHFALAWLGMGGDGHIASLFPNTDPRIDDSETVRRLTPDPLPPEAPFDRVTLTLPKLLTAEHLVFVIRGEEKRRVFEAAAKGENDLPIARLLQNARASVTCFA